From the genome of Candidatus Neomarinimicrobiota bacterium, one region includes:
- a CDS encoding DUF5320 domain-containing protein: MPRGDRTGPEGYGPMSGRGLGYCRGYSSPGYTKGTPRGWGLGRGFGRGYGRGFGGGFGWRNRFRGGYDYENFPPVAPEPPMNPKDETRLLKEEADALKKDLESINSRIKELEEGKSKE; this comes from the coding sequence TCCCATGAGCGGCAGGGGATTGGGATATTGCCGTGGATACAGCAGTCCGGGCTATACCAAGGGAACCCCGCGCGGATGGGGCCTTGGTCGAGGCTTTGGAAGAGGGTACGGCCGGGGTTTCGGTGGGGGATTCGGCTGGAGAAACCGCTTTCGGGGCGGTTATGACTATGAGAACTTTCCCCCCGTTGCACCTGAACCGCCCATGAATCCCAAAGATGAGACCCGGCTGTTAAAAGAGGAAGCGGATGCTTTGAAAAAGGATCTCGAATCCATCAACAGCCGCATTAAAGAGCTGGAAGAAGGAAAATCTAAAGAATAA